The following are encoded in a window of Kitasatospora sp. NBC_01250 genomic DNA:
- a CDS encoding arsenate reductase ArsC encodes MSSAAEPSVASELSVVSVPSVLFVCVHNAGRSQMAAAFLTHLGRDGVEVRSAGSAPADAVNPAVVEAMREVGIDLSAEVPKVLTVEAVQASDVVVTMGCGDACPYFPGKRYLDWALEDPAGQGVDAVRPIRDRIEQRVRALLTELGIEAAGWAPAP; translated from the coding sequence ATGAGCAGTGCTGCCGAGCCGTCCGTGGCGTCCGAGCTGTCCGTGGTGTCCGTACCGTCCGTGCTGTTCGTCTGCGTGCACAACGCGGGCCGCTCGCAGATGGCCGCCGCCTTCCTCACCCACCTCGGCCGGGACGGGGTCGAGGTGCGCTCGGCCGGTTCCGCCCCGGCGGACGCGGTGAACCCGGCCGTGGTCGAGGCGATGCGCGAGGTCGGCATCGACCTCTCGGCCGAGGTGCCCAAGGTGCTGACCGTCGAGGCGGTGCAGGCCTCCGACGTGGTGGTCACCATGGGCTGCGGGGACGCCTGCCCGTACTTCCCCGGCAAGCGCTACCTGGACTGGGCGTTGGAGGACCCGGCCGGCCAGGGCGTGGACGCCGTCCGCCCGATCCGCGACCGGATCGAGCAGCGCGTCCGCGCCCTGCTGACCGAGCTCGGCATCGAGGCCGCCGGGTGGGCACCGGCGCCGTGA
- a CDS encoding GNAT family N-acetyltransferase, with protein sequence MRTEHAEQVLALYQLGIDSGDSTFETAAPSWEAFDAARLPGHRLVAIDGDEAGDGRGDGDKHGRVLGWAAVSPVSDRCAYAGVVEHSVYVHPGARGRGVGLALLRALLASTDAAGIWTVQSGIFPENTASLALHARAGFRVVGTRERLGRHHGRWRDVVLVERRSPAVG encoded by the coding sequence ATGCGCACCGAGCACGCCGAGCAGGTGCTGGCCCTCTACCAGCTGGGCATCGACAGCGGCGACTCAACCTTCGAGACCGCCGCGCCGTCCTGGGAGGCGTTCGATGCCGCCCGGCTTCCGGGGCACCGCCTGGTCGCCATCGACGGGGACGAGGCCGGGGACGGCCGTGGCGACGGCGACAAGCACGGCCGGGTGCTCGGTTGGGCCGCGGTGTCGCCGGTCTCCGACCGGTGCGCCTACGCCGGCGTGGTCGAGCACTCCGTCTACGTCCACCCCGGCGCCCGAGGCCGCGGCGTGGGCCTGGCCCTGCTGCGCGCACTGCTGGCCTCCACCGACGCCGCCGGGATCTGGACCGTGCAGTCCGGCATCTTCCCGGAGAACACCGCCAGCCTCGCCCTGCACGCCCGGGCCGGCTTCCGCGTGGTCGGCACCCGCGAGCGCCTGGGGCGCCACCACGGCCGCTGGCGCGACGTCGTCCTCGTCGAGCGCCGCAGCCCTGCGGTCGGCTGA
- a CDS encoding GDSL-type esterase/lipase family protein, protein MALSLAVAGLTALTPSPAQAVTTTATGHIASASAGKCLEDAGGSTANGTAVVLDDCAGSAAQNVQIQDDGTVLVNGECLAAAGGGTTDGTALVVAACDGSAGQQWEQDGAELRNPASGRCLDDPNAATADGTAQVLWDCNATGTAEKWAFPEPGGDLSLSVGVPDLDPAVLQTFVNGINSQYGTAPLSTDIKNYGATYEKYFVPAGAVDPVAGWPGFTGGSMTVASTGSGATATSDLTADIPAADVQANAEVPGWTADTVAGTVATLTGFAAGALCTLAFAPGSPAALTDCGPVFAFVQGFSWSVLDAALVNGDLGSGDDWAKIIGAGLIAATGATGATAVGGFLGWASADLAGILTTSGQSAGGGLAGAAKWFGMLPSRAQTLSTGIGAFVGQTGAGAWKSLAQAFQQAYGRAPQVGIPLRPLAFGDSITYGVQSSTGSSYRCDLENDLSTVGDSYQFTGALEAGSGCAQFANEGLSGWTISQLAGIEHCTVTAFQPNVVLLDIGTNDINRGGAPATAAAALENLVDSILADDPTTTVLVSALIPTPDPTVAANMAAFNTQVSAWVAQQQGAGERIGWVDQGAVRLSDLADGLHPNDTGYAKMAVDWNQAIAAADIGHHWFQPAPSANGAVCGQPLWGSRGQVAGDWGVGAASDQPGAKPLPAGAHVQFADLDGDGRADYLQINADGSVDAWLNEGWSPSGNIAWKFLGEIAGAAEGVGHGDPGSRIQFADLTGDGRADYLDVNPVTGEVDMWQNNGPGTSGHYSWTSVPGVAVGVGPPSTSRVVFADLNGDGKADYLVVNSDGSVQEWQNGGDSGNGWVWPPQGTVATGVGDPGSRIQFADLTGDGRADYLDVNPANGSVQAWFNAGTGPSGVTWNQVGTVATGVGSPGTDIQFAPVTATGRADYLDVDPADGTVQAWMSNGSLNGGWWWAPQGAVVDGVASQIQFANLYGTGRADYLKVNSDGSVQAWANTGVPSGAPSWSGPTTVATGVGAPGSDIVLASVFGTGRADYLAVDPANGAVTAWMNGGPDGKGGIVWIPKGEIATGAAPGSEVRFADVWGSGRADYLILDPVTGAITDYINAGTNPSGNIVWIPYGQIASGVGAPGSQIRLAPLYGSDRADYLVVNPDTSVQAWKNGGGTAQSGWSWGQQGTAASGVGSANRVEFADLWGGGLAAYLVVGSDGSVAAWVSSGFA, encoded by the coding sequence GTGGCACTCTCCCTGGCCGTCGCCGGACTGACCGCGCTGACGCCGTCGCCCGCGCAGGCCGTCACCACGACCGCCACCGGCCACATCGCATCCGCGTCGGCGGGCAAGTGCCTTGAGGACGCCGGAGGTTCCACGGCCAACGGCACGGCGGTCGTGCTGGACGACTGCGCCGGATCGGCCGCGCAGAACGTGCAGATCCAGGACGACGGCACGGTCCTGGTCAACGGGGAGTGCCTGGCCGCAGCCGGCGGCGGCACCACGGACGGCACCGCGCTGGTGGTCGCGGCCTGCGACGGCAGCGCGGGCCAGCAGTGGGAGCAGGACGGTGCCGAGCTGCGCAACCCGGCCTCCGGCCGGTGCCTCGACGACCCGAACGCCGCCACCGCCGACGGCACGGCCCAGGTGCTGTGGGACTGCAACGCCACCGGCACCGCAGAGAAGTGGGCGTTCCCGGAACCGGGCGGCGACCTCAGTCTCAGCGTCGGCGTGCCCGACCTCGACCCGGCCGTCCTGCAGACCTTCGTCAACGGGATCAACAGCCAGTACGGCACCGCCCCGTTGAGCACCGACATCAAGAACTACGGTGCCACGTACGAGAAGTACTTCGTCCCGGCGGGCGCCGTCGATCCCGTCGCCGGCTGGCCCGGCTTCACCGGCGGCAGCATGACGGTGGCCTCCACCGGCTCCGGCGCGACCGCCACCAGCGACCTGACGGCCGACATACCCGCCGCGGACGTGCAGGCGAACGCCGAGGTCCCCGGCTGGACCGCGGACACCGTCGCGGGGACCGTCGCGACCCTCACCGGCTTCGCCGCGGGCGCGCTCTGCACGCTGGCGTTCGCTCCGGGCTCCCCGGCCGCGCTCACCGACTGCGGCCCGGTCTTCGCCTTCGTCCAGGGTTTCAGCTGGTCGGTCCTCGACGCGGCCCTCGTCAACGGGGACCTGGGTTCCGGCGACGACTGGGCGAAGATCATCGGGGCCGGCCTGATCGCCGCGACCGGTGCGACCGGTGCGACCGCGGTCGGCGGCTTCCTCGGGTGGGCCTCGGCCGACCTCGCCGGGATCCTCACGACGTCCGGTCAGAGCGCCGGCGGCGGGCTCGCGGGCGCCGCGAAGTGGTTCGGCATGCTCCCGAGCAGAGCGCAGACGCTCAGCACCGGGATCGGCGCGTTCGTCGGCCAGACCGGCGCCGGCGCCTGGAAGTCCCTGGCCCAGGCCTTCCAGCAGGCCTACGGCCGCGCGCCGCAGGTCGGGATCCCGCTGCGGCCACTGGCTTTCGGCGACTCGATCACCTACGGCGTCCAGAGCTCGACCGGTTCGAGCTACCGGTGCGACCTCGAGAACGATCTGAGCACGGTGGGGGACTCCTACCAGTTCACCGGTGCGCTCGAAGCGGGCAGCGGGTGCGCGCAGTTCGCCAACGAGGGCCTCAGCGGCTGGACGATATCCCAGCTCGCGGGCATCGAGCACTGCACCGTCACGGCCTTCCAGCCGAACGTCGTCCTGCTGGACATCGGCACCAACGACATCAACCGCGGCGGTGCCCCGGCCACGGCCGCCGCCGCCCTGGAGAACCTCGTCGACAGCATCCTGGCCGACGATCCCACGACCACCGTCCTGGTCTCCGCGCTGATCCCCACACCCGACCCGACCGTCGCGGCCAACATGGCGGCGTTCAACACCCAGGTGTCCGCGTGGGTGGCCCAGCAGCAGGGCGCCGGTGAGCGCATCGGCTGGGTCGACCAGGGCGCGGTGCGGCTGTCCGACCTCGCCGACGGCCTGCACCCCAACGACACCGGCTACGCCAAGATGGCCGTCGACTGGAACCAGGCCATCGCCGCGGCGGACATCGGCCACCACTGGTTCCAGCCCGCACCGTCCGCGAACGGCGCCGTGTGCGGCCAACCGCTCTGGGGCTCCCGGGGCCAGGTCGCCGGGGACTGGGGTGTGGGCGCGGCCTCCGACCAGCCCGGCGCCAAACCGCTGCCGGCCGGGGCGCACGTCCAGTTCGCCGACCTCGACGGCGACGGCCGGGCCGACTACCTGCAGATCAACGCCGACGGCAGCGTGGACGCCTGGCTGAACGAAGGCTGGAGCCCGTCGGGAAACATCGCCTGGAAGTTCCTCGGCGAGATCGCCGGTGCCGCGGAGGGCGTCGGCCACGGCGACCCGGGCAGCCGGATCCAGTTCGCGGATCTGACCGGTGACGGCCGGGCCGACTACCTCGACGTCAACCCGGTCACCGGCGAGGTCGACATGTGGCAGAACAACGGCCCGGGCACCTCCGGCCACTACAGCTGGACGTCGGTGCCCGGTGTCGCCGTGGGCGTCGGACCGCCGAGCACCAGCCGCGTCGTGTTCGCCGACCTCAACGGCGACGGCAAGGCGGACTACCTGGTGGTCAACTCCGACGGGTCGGTGCAGGAGTGGCAGAACGGCGGTGACAGCGGCAACGGCTGGGTCTGGCCCCCGCAGGGCACCGTCGCCACCGGCGTCGGCGACCCGGGCAGCCGGATCCAGTTCGCGGATCTGACCGGTGACGGCCGGGCCGACTACCTCGACGTCAACCCCGCCAACGGCTCGGTGCAAGCCTGGTTCAACGCCGGGACCGGCCCCTCGGGCGTCACCTGGAACCAGGTTGGAACGGTCGCCACTGGAGTCGGCAGCCCCGGCACGGACATCCAGTTCGCCCCGGTGACGGCCACCGGTCGGGCCGACTACCTGGACGTCGACCCCGCCGACGGCACGGTGCAGGCTTGGATGAGCAACGGGTCGCTCAACGGCGGCTGGTGGTGGGCGCCGCAGGGCGCGGTCGTCGACGGCGTCGCCTCCCAGATCCAGTTCGCCAACCTCTACGGCACCGGCCGTGCGGACTACCTCAAGGTCAACTCCGACGGCTCCGTGCAGGCCTGGGCCAACACCGGGGTGCCCTCGGGAGCCCCGTCCTGGAGCGGCCCCACCACCGTGGCCACCGGCGTCGGCGCCCCCGGCAGCGACATCGTCCTCGCGTCGGTCTTCGGCACCGGCCGGGCGGACTACCTCGCCGTCGACCCGGCCAACGGCGCGGTCACCGCATGGATGAACGGCGGACCGGACGGCAAGGGCGGCATCGTGTGGATCCCCAAGGGTGAGATCGCCACGGGCGCCGCACCCGGCAGCGAGGTCCGCTTCGCCGACGTCTGGGGCAGCGGACGCGCGGACTACCTCATCCTCGACCCCGTCACTGGCGCGATCACCGACTACATCAACGCCGGAACCAACCCCAGCGGGAACATCGTCTGGATCCCGTACGGCCAGATCGCCAGCGGCGTCGGCGCCCCCGGCAGCCAGATCCGCCTCGCACCGCTCTACGGAAGCGACCGGGCCGACTACCTGGTCGTCAACCCGGACACCTCGGTGCAGGCCTGGAAGAACGGCGGCGGGACGGCACAGAGCGGCTGGTCCTGGGGCCAGCAGGGCACGGCCGCCTCCGGCGTCGGCTCGGCCAACCGCGTCGAGTTCGCCGATCTCTGGGGCGGCGGCCTCGCCGCGTACCTCGTCGTCGGATCCGACGGCTCGGTCGCCGCCTGGGTCAGCAGCGGATTCGCCTGA
- a CDS encoding aquaporin has product MTQTASLGRRAAVECVGTGALVAVAVGAGVQATALSRDAGVQLLACSLATVFGLGVLLALFGPISGAHLNPVVTLAAWWHGRREGAGPGAREAAAYIPAQVAGAIGGAVLANAMFAQPLVRWSTHDRSAPHLWLGEAVATAGLVLLAFGLTRTGRAHLAPVAVACYIGAAYWFTSSTSFANPALTIGRAFTDTAPGIAPASVLPFVAAQLVGLVVGVALAAVLFGRAAPAAAPAAAQDAVVPHAEDQPAASGH; this is encoded by the coding sequence ATGACGCAGACGGCATCGCTGGGGCGCCGGGCCGCCGTCGAGTGCGTCGGGACCGGCGCGCTGGTCGCGGTGGCGGTCGGCGCCGGCGTCCAGGCCACCGCGCTCTCCCGGGACGCCGGCGTGCAGTTGCTCGCCTGCTCCCTGGCCACGGTCTTCGGCCTGGGCGTGCTGCTCGCCCTGTTCGGCCCGATATCCGGCGCCCACCTCAACCCGGTCGTCACGCTGGCCGCCTGGTGGCACGGTCGCCGCGAAGGCGCGGGGCCGGGTGCACGTGAGGCCGCCGCCTACATCCCGGCGCAGGTCGCCGGTGCGATCGGCGGCGCGGTGCTGGCGAACGCGATGTTCGCGCAGCCGCTGGTGCGTTGGTCGACCCACGACCGGTCGGCCCCGCACCTGTGGCTGGGTGAGGCCGTGGCGACCGCGGGACTGGTCCTGCTGGCCTTCGGCCTGACCCGCACCGGCCGCGCGCACCTCGCCCCGGTCGCCGTCGCCTGCTACATCGGCGCGGCGTACTGGTTCACCTCCTCGACCAGCTTCGCCAACCCCGCCCTCACGATCGGCCGGGCCTTCACCGACACCGCCCCCGGGATCGCCCCCGCCTCCGTCCTGCCGTTCGTCGCCGCCCAGTTGGTGGGCCTGGTGGTGGGCGTCGCCCTGGCCGCCGTGCTGTTCGGCCGCGCCGCACCCGCCGCCGCACCCGCCGCTGCGCAGGACGCCGTCGTGCCGCACGCCGAGGACCAGCCCGCCGCCTCCGGCCACTGA
- a CDS encoding ArsR/SmtB family transcription factor → MVREPLGEEAAVDLARMFKALSDPVRLRLLSLIASHEGGEACVCDLTGPFDVSQPTISHHLKVLREAGLVDSERRGTWVYYWVLPAALAQLSALLQTPAGTAAAAAGSIG, encoded by the coding sequence ATGGTCCGCGAGCCGCTGGGCGAGGAGGCGGCCGTCGACCTGGCCCGGATGTTCAAGGCGCTGTCGGACCCGGTCCGGCTGCGGCTGCTGTCGCTGATCGCCTCGCACGAGGGCGGCGAGGCGTGCGTCTGTGACCTGACCGGCCCGTTCGACGTCTCCCAGCCGACCATCTCGCACCACCTGAAGGTGCTGCGCGAGGCCGGCCTGGTCGACTCCGAGCGTCGCGGGACCTGGGTCTACTACTGGGTGCTGCCCGCGGCGCTGGCCCAGCTGTCCGCCCTGCTCCAGACTCCGGCCGGCACCGCCGCCGCGGCCGCGGGGAGCATCGGATGA
- a CDS encoding maleylpyruvate isomerase family mycothiol-dependent enzyme: MQKIIEFPDLLRLIDERSTAFRAAIAAAPGLDVQVPTCPEWTLFDLVQHLGGGRRSWADTIAAGPDAAGRVRSASHAAPVGPQEREALLAWLAASTQQLVDALWEAGPERGCWTWWGGSQSPPTCGAVARHQLQEISVHTYDAQLTVGAPQPLPAEVALDGAEDFLSTCCATPSAWPHEPTAFDFHAAEGRSWRLTVDGDGARYTRIPAPGSTPAAGETLEPAGACVHGTASELVLFMYDRIPLDSLRVEGDRGLIDLLRAWEPAE, encoded by the coding sequence GTGCAAAAGATCATCGAGTTCCCCGACCTGCTGCGACTGATCGACGAGCGATCGACCGCCTTCCGCGCCGCGATCGCCGCCGCGCCCGGCCTCGACGTGCAGGTGCCGACCTGCCCCGAGTGGACGCTGTTCGATCTGGTGCAGCACCTGGGCGGGGGACGTCGCTCCTGGGCCGACACCATCGCCGCCGGGCCCGACGCCGCCGGCCGGGTCAGGTCCGCCTCGCACGCCGCTCCGGTCGGGCCCCAGGAGCGCGAGGCGCTGCTGGCCTGGCTGGCCGCATCGACGCAGCAACTCGTGGACGCACTGTGGGAGGCCGGCCCGGAGCGCGGCTGCTGGACGTGGTGGGGCGGCTCGCAGTCGCCGCCGACCTGCGGTGCCGTCGCCCGGCACCAGCTCCAGGAGATCTCGGTGCACACCTACGACGCCCAGCTCACCGTGGGCGCCCCGCAGCCGCTGCCGGCCGAGGTGGCGCTCGACGGCGCCGAGGACTTCCTGTCCACCTGCTGCGCGACGCCGAGCGCCTGGCCGCACGAGCCCACAGCCTTCGACTTCCACGCCGCCGAGGGCCGCTCCTGGCGCCTGACGGTCGACGGTGACGGCGCACGCTACACCCGCATCCCCGCGCCCGGCAGCACGCCCGCCGCCGGCGAGACCCTCGAGCCGGCCGGCGCCTGCGTCCACGGCACGGCGAGCGAGCTGGTCCTGTTCATGTACGACCGCATCCCGCTGGACTCCCTGCGGGTCGAGGGAGACCGGGGCCTGATCGACCTGCTCCGCGCCTGGGAGCCGGCGGAGTAG
- a CDS encoding GNAT family N-acetyltransferase: MSMDPLVVRARGLWEELASVPVSFGSAGGVSVGVSPTSRICPAGWVGVVSVGGSAIVTAPGEGAAALVREALAMLPVAAVTQAEAVRGVLPVARVLGPAALAYVSEDRFRPAPSGSLTVEQLPGEHRELRGLEERAGEEDSREAGLWEITSPAFVVRDAGEVVAAAGYRSWPSRTAHISVLTAPAWRGRGLARVTGSAAAAHALAAGLLPQWRARVPASRRVAVALGFEEVGAQLSIELR, from the coding sequence ATGTCGATGGATCCCTTGGTGGTCAGGGCCCGCGGGCTGTGGGAGGAACTGGCGTCGGTGCCGGTGTCGTTCGGGTCGGCGGGCGGGGTGAGCGTGGGTGTCTCGCCGACGTCGCGGATCTGCCCGGCCGGTTGGGTCGGCGTGGTGTCGGTGGGAGGGTCGGCGATCGTGACCGCGCCCGGCGAGGGGGCGGCCGCGCTGGTGCGGGAGGCTCTGGCGATGCTGCCGGTGGCGGCGGTCACGCAGGCCGAGGCGGTGCGTGGGGTGCTGCCGGTGGCGCGGGTGCTCGGGCCGGCGGCGTTGGCCTATGTGTCCGAGGACCGGTTCCGTCCCGCCCCGTCAGGCTCCCTGACGGTGGAGCAGCTCCCGGGCGAGCACCGGGAGCTGCGCGGCCTGGAGGAGCGGGCGGGCGAGGAGGACAGCCGCGAGGCCGGACTGTGGGAGATCACCTCGCCCGCGTTCGTGGTGCGTGACGCCGGCGAGGTGGTCGCCGCGGCCGGCTACCGGTCGTGGCCGAGCCGGACCGCGCACATCAGCGTGCTGACGGCACCCGCGTGGCGCGGGCGCGGGCTGGCCCGGGTGACGGGCTCGGCGGCGGCCGCACACGCGCTCGCGGCCGGCCTGCTGCCGCAGTGGCGGGCCCGGGTTCCGGCGTCGCGGCGGGTTGCGGTCGCCCTGGGCTTCGAGGAGGTGGGGGCGCAGCTCAGCATCGAGCTGCGGTAG
- a CDS encoding J-domain-containing protein: MTERKPAGLSFESWIDRQIREAEERGEFAELPGLGKPLPGANVPYDEMWWLKQKMVQEGHGAILQPTLALRKEIEDTLAEAARAAAESRVRELLEPVNEKIAANLRMPPPGPPLGYTPIDIDAFVSQWRQARSSGDGARSQHAAAAGSPHGVRPAPGSGSRWRLRLPRLRRHD, from the coding sequence ATGACTGAGCGAAAGCCCGCAGGCCTCAGTTTCGAGTCCTGGATCGACCGGCAGATCCGCGAGGCGGAGGAGCGCGGCGAGTTCGCCGAGCTGCCCGGCCTGGGAAAGCCGCTGCCCGGTGCGAACGTGCCCTACGACGAGATGTGGTGGCTCAAACAGAAGATGGTCCAGGAGGGCCACGGGGCGATCCTGCAGCCGACCCTCGCGCTGCGCAAGGAGATCGAGGACACCCTGGCCGAGGCCGCGAGAGCCGCGGCCGAGTCGCGCGTGCGTGAACTCCTGGAGCCGGTGAACGAGAAGATCGCCGCCAACCTGCGCATGCCGCCGCCCGGCCCACCGCTCGGCTACACACCGATCGACATCGACGCGTTCGTGTCCCAGTGGCGGCAGGCCCGCAGCAGCGGGGACGGCGCCCGGTCGCAGCACGCGGCAGCGGCGGGCTCCCCGCACGGGGTCCGGCCCGCGCCGGGCAGCGGCAGCCGGTGGCGGCTGCGCCTCCCCCGTCTACGGCGCCACGACTGA
- a CDS encoding FAD-dependent monooxygenase: MPEAMVSAPAQVDVAVVGAGPAGLMLACELGLRKVRTVVLERDPAPPGHCRGFNLNARSLELLDRRGLADRFLAEGPTVPSTVFVGAAQLDLAAMRTGHPYVLGIAQTRVAEILAERAVELGVRILRGHRLAGLRQDDGGVCAEVDSPDGRTLLRPGRLVGCDGGRSTVRKLAGIGFPGTPADRFTLLGDVVLADPQAIAFGVTAGANGTVFAVPRPGYVRLITNDPQPPDDRDEPVTLPGFQDVLDRALGRHVEIAEARWLTRFGNAARLAERLRDGRVLLAGDAAHIHPPAGAIGVNAAIDDAMNLGWKLALVVRGQAPESLLDTYHAERHAAGARLLRNTRAQMLVAAEGERLAPVRELLAELARAQETAGYLAEEITGVGTRYPVQYGSGHPWEGRMVPDVPLERGSLLALLARTAGGALLVDGSTGTDALREAAEPWADRVTVVAAQPAGLPDAVAVLVRPDGHAAWAGTPSAPLDTNVQQVHGALQHWFGPPTVVL; encoded by the coding sequence ATGCCTGAGGCCATGGTGTCCGCGCCGGCACAGGTGGACGTCGCGGTGGTGGGAGCCGGGCCCGCCGGGCTGATGCTGGCCTGCGAGTTGGGGCTGCGCAAGGTACGCACGGTGGTGCTGGAGCGCGACCCCGCACCGCCCGGCCACTGCCGTGGTTTCAACCTCAACGCCCGCAGCCTGGAGCTGCTCGACCGCCGCGGCCTCGCCGATCGCTTCCTGGCCGAGGGCCCCACCGTGCCGAGCACCGTCTTCGTCGGGGCGGCCCAGCTCGACCTGGCCGCCATGCGCACCGGACACCCCTACGTGCTGGGGATCGCGCAGACCAGGGTGGCGGAGATCCTCGCCGAGCGGGCCGTCGAGCTGGGCGTGCGCATCCTGCGCGGTCACCGCCTGGCCGGACTGCGCCAGGACGACGGCGGGGTGTGCGCCGAGGTCGACTCCCCGGACGGGCGGACGCTGCTGCGCCCGGGCCGGCTGGTCGGCTGCGACGGAGGCCGCAGCACGGTGCGCAAGCTGGCGGGCATCGGCTTCCCCGGCACGCCCGCGGACCGCTTCACGCTGCTCGGGGACGTGGTCCTGGCGGACCCGCAGGCGATCGCGTTCGGAGTGACGGCCGGTGCGAACGGCACGGTGTTCGCCGTCCCGCGGCCCGGCTACGTGCGGCTGATCACCAACGACCCGCAGCCGCCGGACGACCGGGACGAGCCGGTGACGCTGCCCGGCTTCCAGGACGTGCTGGACCGGGCGCTGGGGCGGCACGTGGAGATCGCCGAAGCCCGCTGGCTCACCCGGTTCGGCAACGCGGCGCGGCTGGCCGAACGACTGCGGGACGGCCGGGTGCTGCTGGCGGGCGACGCCGCGCACATCCATCCCCCGGCCGGGGCCATCGGCGTCAACGCGGCGATCGACGATGCCATGAACCTCGGCTGGAAGCTCGCCCTGGTGGTGCGCGGACAGGCTCCCGAGAGCCTGCTGGACACCTACCACGCCGAGCGGCACGCGGCAGGCGCCAGGCTGCTGCGCAACACCCGGGCGCAGATGCTGGTCGCCGCGGAGGGCGAGCGGCTGGCACCGGTGCGCGAACTGCTCGCCGAGCTGGCGCGGGCTCAGGAGACGGCCGGCTACCTGGCCGAGGAGATCACCGGCGTCGGCACCCGCTACCCGGTTCAGTACGGCTCCGGCCACCCCTGGGAGGGGAGGATGGTGCCGGACGTCCCGCTGGAACGGGGCAGCCTGCTAGCGCTGCTCGCCCGCACCGCAGGCGGCGCACTGCTGGTGGACGGGAGTACCGGAACGGACGCGCTGCGCGAGGCGGCCGAGCCGTGGGCGGACCGGGTGACGGTGGTGGCGGCGCAGCCGGCGGGCCTGCCGGACGCGGTCGCGGTGCTCGTCCGCCCGGACGGTCACGCCGCCTGGGCGGGAACGCCCTCGGCGCCGCTTGACACCAACGTCCAGCAGGTGCACGGGGCCCTGCAGCACTGGTTCGGGCCGCCGACGGTGGTTCTGTGA
- a CDS encoding PadR family transcriptional regulator gives MTVKRPANPLALAVMGLLLEQPMHPHAMATALRDRQLDRAFKLTTGSLYDTVRALARDGWIEATDTEQVGGRPARTVYRHTREGQRCFTEWLDEIVREPSREYPRFLSAVSYLGALGRQRAAQALRERAAALQTRIAEGEQAYRAAVEEHKAPRLFVIEAEYAQAMLRAETEWVLRTAEEIEEGTLAWPEASPDA, from the coding sequence ATGACCGTCAAACGACCGGCCAACCCGCTGGCCCTCGCCGTGATGGGCCTGCTGCTGGAGCAGCCCATGCACCCCCACGCGATGGCGACCGCACTGCGGGACCGTCAGCTGGACCGGGCCTTCAAGCTGACCACCGGGTCGCTGTACGACACGGTGCGGGCGCTGGCCCGGGACGGGTGGATCGAGGCGACCGACACCGAGCAGGTGGGCGGCCGACCGGCGCGCACCGTCTACCGGCACACCCGTGAGGGGCAGCGGTGCTTCACCGAGTGGCTGGACGAGATCGTCCGCGAGCCGTCCCGGGAGTACCCCAGGTTCCTGTCCGCCGTCAGCTACCTGGGCGCACTGGGGCGGCAGCGGGCCGCGCAGGCGCTGCGCGAGCGGGCGGCGGCCCTGCAGACCCGGATCGCGGAGGGCGAGCAGGCCTACCGGGCCGCGGTGGAGGAGCACAAGGCGCCACGGCTGTTCGTGATCGAGGCGGAGTACGCCCAGGCGATGCTGCGGGCGGAGACGGAGTGGGTGCTGCGCACCGCCGAGGAGATCGAAGAGGGCACCCTGGCGTGGCCGGAGGCATCCCCCGATGCCTGA
- a CDS encoding ArsI/CadI family heavy metal resistance metalloenzyme, giving the protein MSRVQLALRVADLEGSIAFYAKLFNTEPAKRRPGYANFAITEPPLKLVLIEGASGEDTRLDHLGVEVASTEQVVAATTRLEGVGLATVAENDTSCCYALQDKVWVTGPGREPWEVYVVKADADTLGKSAVAPDAECDTVACCTPQERCAG; this is encoded by the coding sequence ATGTCCCGTGTCCAACTCGCCCTGCGCGTCGCCGACCTCGAAGGCTCGATCGCCTTCTATGCCAAGCTCTTCAACACCGAGCCGGCCAAGCGGCGCCCCGGCTACGCGAACTTCGCCATCACCGAGCCCCCGCTCAAGCTCGTCCTCATCGAGGGGGCGAGCGGCGAGGACACCCGCCTGGACCACCTCGGCGTCGAAGTCGCCTCCACCGAACAGGTCGTCGCCGCCACCACCCGCCTGGAGGGCGTCGGCCTGGCCACCGTCGCGGAGAACGACACCTCCTGCTGCTACGCGCTCCAGGACAAGGTCTGGGTCACCGGTCCCGGCCGGGAGCCCTGGGAGGTCTACGTGGTCAAGGCCGACGCCGACACCCTCGGCAAGAGCGCCGTGGCACCGGACGCCGAGTGCGACACCGTTGCCTGCTGCACCCCGCAGGAGCGGTGCGCCGGCTGA